The genomic region GACGAAGGCTGTGATCTCGACTATGTTGCGAATCAGGCTCGCCCGGCGAGCGTAGACTATTGCATGTCGAACTCGTTTGGTTTTGGCGGTCACAACGCTTCGATTGTCTTGAAAAAATACACCGAGTAACGACATACAGAAACGACGTTTTGTCCCTGGCAACCCGATCGGTGGTTGCCAGGGTATCTCCATTTTCTAGGGTAAGGTGAAGATGCGGTGGTCATTCAATTTGAAAAATTATTGTCGGACCTCGGGATTCAGTTCCAGAACCGCAAGTTGTTGAAGCAGGCGTTCACGCACGCCTCCTACCGCAACGAGCATCGAACGGAGATCGGGCAGGACAATGAACGGTTGGAATTCTTGGGAGATGCGGTGTTGGAGTTGCTCGTGAGCGAGTATCTGTTCCTCAAGTTTCCGAAGATGCCGGAGGGCGAGTTGACTCGTCTGCGGGCTACGATTGTCTGTGAACCTTCTCTGGTGCGTTTTGCAACCAAGCTGAACTTCGACAAATACATCCGCTTGGGCCGCGGTGAAGAAATTTCCGGTGGGCGCAAGCGTCCGGCCTTGCTTGCGGACGTGTTCGAGGCGTTTGTGGGTGCCTACTACCTCGACCAAGGTCTGCAACCGGTCAAGGAGTTCCTGCATCGCTTCGTCGTTTCGGAATTGCAAGATGTGAATGCACCGCTGTTGACCGATTACAAGACCATGTTGCAGGAACATGTGCAGCGTGAGGGCTTGGGGGCGCTGTCCTATCACATTCTCGAAGAACGCGGCCCGGCACATAACCGCGAGTTTGTAGCGCAAGTGATGTTGGATCAGAAGCCGATGGGGGAAGGGACAGGCCGTTCGAAAAAAGAAGCGGAACAGCATGCCGCTCAGATGACGATGATGATGCTCGGCAAGATCTGAGCGGGGCTTCCTGGGGCGATCAGGAGTTGTGGACAAGTACTGCAGTTGAGGTTTGGCTTGATCGCTTGAGGAAGCCTTCCAGGCTCAGGGCTGACGGGCCGGCTCCGAATGGAGCCCACGTAAAGTTGCGAGTTGACGGCGGAGCATCTGGTTTTCAGACTCCAGCTGGTCTTTGCGGGCTTGCAAGTAAAGGGCATGTCGATGGAGACCTGGTGCAAAGTGACGGGCGATGAGCTCGTCCACTGCATCCAGGTCTTTTTTGTCGAGGGTGATCGGTTCGCTGAGGCCGTCGAGGTTTTCCTGCTCATGCCAGTTGCGGGTATAGAAATAGCCGAGGATGCGACGTTTGTCGATCACTTTGATGGCGTCGAGTTGCAGAGTGGACGGAGCATCGAGCGGGTAATGGGTGGGAAGGTCATAGTGGAGGGGGATGGGATCGCCGTACTTCTTGCTGGTCATCGGCGCGATAAGGGCCCAGTTGCGGCCTTCGTGGATGAGGAGGCAGGGGTGGCGGTAGGAGGTTTCCGAGCCGATGTTGTAGGCGCCGAGGTCGGCGTAGATCAAGCGGCCGCGTTTGTAGCGGGTGTGGTTCTCGGGGAGTTGGTTGCGTTCGAGCCAGAATTCGTGCCAGAGGATCAGGGGGACGGTGCGGCGGAGGTTGTGGGTGTTGAGGTAGAGGAGGAGTTTGCCGACAGACTTCATCATCTCCGGCAGCAGTCCTTCCTGAGCGGCGTTGCGGTCGGGATGGACACGGTAATACTCGAGAAGCAATTTTTTGTTGGGCATGGACATGAGGTCTCCTTACGAGGAAAGTTGAGAGGGTGTACAGGGGAACGTTCGTCCTATTTTAACCACAAACTCGTTTAACATGTCAAGGATGTGTTTGGTAAAAGAATCCCCGACACGCAAACGTGCCGGGGATTTTTTTGTAAAAACTCGCAATCAGGTGCCGGTCGTTGTATCTGCAGCGGGTACAGTACCTGTATCAGGACCTGCAGTTGCCGGAGTTGTCGTATCTGCAGCAGGTGCGGTACCTGTATCAGGACCTGTAGTTGCGGGAGTTGTAGTATCTGCAGCAGGTGCGGTACCTGTATCAGGACCAGTAGTTGCGGGAGTTGTAGTATCTGCAGCAGGTGCGGTACCTGTATCAGGACCTGTAGTTGCCGGAGTTGTAGTATCTGCAGCAGGTGCGGTACCTGTATCAGGACCTGTAGTTGCCGGAGTTGTAGTATCTGCAGCGGGTACGGTACCCGTGTCAGTACCTGTTGTCGTACCCGGTGTCGTCGTGTCACCCGTCGTGGTGCCGGGCGTATTCGCGGCCTTCACGAGATCTGCGGCTTGAGCGGCGAGAGCGGTGTGGTTGGTGTAGAATTTGTGGAGAAGGAGTGCAACGGCTTGTCGTTCTGCATGAGCCGTCGGCTCGAATTTGAATGCGCCGTCACCTGCGGGATTCCCCACGACGAATCCGAGTTGTTGAGCCATCGCAATATTCGGTTTCGCGTAGTCGGCAATATCTTCGTTGTCCACGAATGTCGAGTTTTTCGTTGCGTACGTGGTCGCAAGGTCCGGCTGTCCGAGCGCACGCATGAAGATCGTCGCCATCTGCTCACGAGTCACCTCATGACGGCCGCCGAAGGAGTTGGTTTCTTCGCCTTTCATGAGTCCGGCTTTTTCCACTGCGGCGACGTATGGTTGTGCCCAATCGGAGACGTCGGTGAACGTACTTTTTGCATCCATGTCGATGGTGAGTCCTGCCGCTTTTGCCAAACCGGTTGCGAATTCTTCGCGGGTCATTTCAGCGTTCGGGCGGAATGTGTTGTCTTCGTAGCCCGTCAGAATTCCTGCGCTGACCAATTCGCCAATCTCTTTGGACGCATACGAGCCTTCCAAGTCGGTCAAAGTCCGTCCCGTCACAGTCCCGGTCGTTGTGCCTGTATCCGTACCTGTGGTACCGCCAGTCGTGGTACCTGTATCAGTCCCCGTTGTAGTACCTGTATCCGTGCCAGTAGTACCGCCAGTCGTGGTACCTGTTTCTGTACCAGTCGTCGTGCCTGTATCAGTGCCAGTAGTACCGCCAGTCGT from Tumebacillus amylolyticus harbors:
- the rnc gene encoding ribonuclease III, with the protein product MVIQFEKLLSDLGIQFQNRKLLKQAFTHASYRNEHRTEIGQDNERLEFLGDAVLELLVSEYLFLKFPKMPEGELTRLRATIVCEPSLVRFATKLNFDKYIRLGRGEEISGGRKRPALLADVFEAFVGAYYLDQGLQPVKEFLHRFVVSELQDVNAPLLTDYKTMLQEHVQREGLGALSYHILEERGPAHNREFVAQVMLDQKPMGEGTGRSKKEAEQHAAQMTMMMLGKI
- a CDS encoding type II toxin-antitoxin system PemK/MazF family toxin — translated: MPNKKLLLEYYRVHPDRNAAQEGLLPEMMKSVGKLLLYLNTHNLRRTVPLILWHEFWLERNQLPENHTRYKRGRLIYADLGAYNIGSETSYRHPCLLIHEGRNWALIAPMTSKKYGDPIPLHYDLPTHYPLDAPSTLQLDAIKVIDKRRILGYFYTRNWHEQENLDGLSEPITLDKKDLDAVDELIARHFAPGLHRHALYLQARKDQLESENQMLRRQLATLRGLHSEPARQP
- a CDS encoding S-layer homology domain-containing protein, with protein sequence MFERYELQPMNDGSFTIVLHLKRDLEEFAAEPGERNEGKRRQELEKGVREYVRERFPNSKVTRAKVMLGTALVAAIPLVGAAAAPAAFATGTDTGVASGSTADTQGATPGTTTATAGNATGDTGTTTTGGAVGQNTTDTSTTSETTGTETGTTTGGTTGTETGTTTGTETGTTTGGTTGTDTGTTTGTETGTTTGGTTGTDTGTTTGTDTGTTTGGTTGTDTGTTTGTVTGRTLTDLEGSYASKEIGELVSAGILTGYEDNTFRPNAEMTREEFATGLAKAAGLTIDMDAKSTFTDVSDWAQPYVAAVEKAGLMKGEETNSFGGRHEVTREQMATIFMRALGQPDLATTYATKNSTFVDNEDIADYAKPNIAMAQQLGFVVGNPAGDGAFKFEPTAHAERQAVALLLHKFYTNHTALAAQAADLVKAANTPGTTTGDTTTPGTTTGTDTGTVPAADTTTPATTGPDTGTAPAADTTTPATTGPDTGTAPAADTTTPATTGPDTGTAPAADTTTPATTGPDTGTAPAADTTTPATAGPDTGTVPAADTTTGT